The following proteins come from a genomic window of Nitrosopumilus sp.:
- a CDS encoding V-type ATP synthase subunit F encodes MKIFTVGSKSFVTSFQLAGVPGIISETPQKALDEIKRLTDDSDVGLVLVSDDITEPINDELTALRAEKSTLVFALPATGSEKTEVDYRVMLKKILGV; translated from the coding sequence GTGAAAATCTTTACTGTTGGTAGCAAATCTTTTGTTACCAGTTTCCAATTAGCTGGAGTTCCAGGTATTATTTCTGAAACTCCTCAAAAGGCTTTGGATGAAATTAAGAGATTGACAGATGATTCTGATGTCGGACTAGTTTTGGTTAGTGATGATATCACTGAACCAATTAATGATGAATTAACAGCATTGAGAGCAGAGAAATCTACTTTAGTTTTTGCATTACCTGCAACTGGAAGTGAAAAAACCGAAGTCGATTACAGAGTAATGTTGAAAAAGATTCTAGGCGTATGA